GTTCCAGGACCATGTTCGGCATCAAGCAGCGGGGTATCCAACCAGACCCCTACCCGGCCGGACATCGTCCTGATGCCTCGACCTTCCTCACACTCTCGGATAATTGAAGAGGAAACGACGTCGCGCGTATCAAGCTCATTAACAAATCGTTCCCCCTTGGCATTCACCAAGTGGCCACCCTCCGACCGAATGCCTTCGGTCACCAGAGCCCCAATCAGTTGCTCAGGATACACTGCACCGGAAGGGTGATATTGAAACGTATCGATATGGTCGAGCTGGGCGCCCATCCGGTACGACAAGCACAAGCCATCACCGGTTGCTCCATAGTGATTGCTCGTCGGGAACCCTTGAATATGTAACCGCCCGATCCCGCCCGTCGCGAGGATCACAGACTTTGCTGCAACGATCACATGCCGCTGATTGTCGAGATCTTTAAATATCGCACCGCTGCATTGACCGTTATCGTCGCTGAGCAACTCTACCGCAGCACAAAATTCCAGCAGCTGAATCTTTTGATTCAGAACCTCATCCTTCAAGACGCGCATAATTTCAAGGCCAGTGTAGTCGGAGCAGGTAAGAAGACGAGGCTTGGAACTTCCACCTCCCTTTTTCACATGCAAATTACCGTCGGCCTGGCGATCGAAGAGCACGCCGAGTTCAATGAGCCACTTGGCAATGGATGGCCCCTCCTCAACCATGACCTTGAGCAGCTCATGGTCGTTTTGCATGTGCCCACCCTTCAGGGTGTCAAGAAAATGGGTGACCGGTGAGTCTTCGGGTGCAACAGAAATTTGCATCCCGCCTTGCGCCATGACGCTATTGGAGTCG
The sequence above is drawn from the Nitrospira defluvii genome and encodes:
- a CDS encoding FAD-binding protein gives rise to the protein MDIHALQQIVHQTRDARRKQTIPKFSPADRDQLIHKYHPDYRASAYRPIRFGPNANDKTVVELAALLEGDSSIPENLDLTPQYTTDVLVVGGGGAGCAAALHAHANGARVMLATKLRLGDSNSVMAQGGMQISVAPEDSPVTHFLDTLKGGHMQNDHELLKVMVEEGPSIAKWLIELGVLFDRQADGNLHVKKGGGSSKPRLLTCSDYTGLEIMRVLKDEVLNQKIQLLEFCAAVELLSDDNGQCSGAIFKDLDNQRHVIVAAKSVILATGGIGRLHIQGFPTSNHYGATGDGLCLSYRMGAQLDHIDTFQYHPSGAVYPEQLIGALVTEGIRSEGGHLVNAKGERFVNELDTRDVVSSSIIRECEEGRGIRTMSGRVGVWLDTPLLDAEHGPGTVEKHFPAMMMQFERFGIDISKDPVLIYPTLHYQNGGVKIDANSETNVKNLFVAGEASGGLHGRNRLMGNSLLDLMVFGKRSGLTAAARAVSMQQGKLTLNHLQRFRAEAKKHGSSSGVISPMILPAYTRKEPERTVTT